A DNA window from Augochlora pura isolate Apur16 chromosome 9, APUR_v2.2.1, whole genome shotgun sequence contains the following coding sequences:
- the L(3)mbt gene encoding lethal (3) malignant brain tumor isoform X2 — protein sequence MFRSRLTRMEEEIVVDDVDENSTETAQSDDPTTPIMPLLYIQQSKLRSAPPTTTNQTLVSSNATQLAAIINPVNNQIVAGQNKVFIQGPSQVTSSQNKQHIVIHRPINTVSTTATSQGQKHILLRKSNASTAQIVPLSSSQGNQATAQAGKHTFAYLGTLIKPNKSRESVVIPAGALTTTQIAKPKLVIAPVISQLAQTSTSTTTGSQSQTPKHMANLLLPVSIPQQSGPTKSSMFNLKINNGQISTESKGTITVLRESKATNSATHPPPLHPIAKMSLLSANKGNNNSTDSIKITENPDSAVITPIPKKDDSIMPEKRKKTISNILRGSSEKRMKKQNLSKSPQDSMVEVTYALSSPESEQDKDKKVQNDDDITLIKVVPSEEKSVKLNTSVDDDIKIEIIKTRTSCSEPISDNKHDTKLINHDDMKDHINTSHTNDSNFDAAKVLDWKDGVGTLPGSTLKFCMNEFGIMEVVDEDENNKQGKDGIGDKENVCLTQNSSKSSPLTVNNVNSEKKSDDRKSRTVSADTMYHCEGCGCYGLAAEFESPISCSPSCTEIIEANKKQPSMRKEKDLKDLRAKRKRKRLLQEQQQSKEMEDKTDEKVQDKVKSETDEDTKDTIAGIDDESQGDSAESKYPWQTGKLGFSWPKYLEHCKAKAAPVKLFKDPFPYSKNHFKVGMRLEGIDPEHPSRYCVLTVVEVVGHRIRLHFDGYPENYDFWVNADSSMDIFPVGWSEKNGHRLDPPKGYVANNFNWNAYLKICKTTAAPKTIFPNKSSVFPTGFRVGMKLEAVDRKHSSLVCVASIAGLMDSRILVHFDSWDEVYDYWADASSPYIHPVGWCHHNGHSLTPPNNYKDPKSFTWDAYLKETRSTVAPARAFKQRPPCGFKRGMKLEAVDKRVPQLIRVATVEDVKDHMLKIRFDGWPENHAYWVDDDSPDIHPMGWCMKTGHPLEPPLTPDNLNDRPECGTYGCRGIGHVKGPKYATHNSASGCPYSPQNLHKVRQLSDRLNLKHETCDFEDDMLDKPKTEKTDKIKMEKSEKPEKLLFADERLLKTEKDIKQEDGELSDKNDKSENSEKSSKSKHHHSDGQTDDDELLRKRKKRRQISEEPLYSLSNYGDSSLTTIPYAANMPDKQLRMELYQSVYNPGYNPLPDAPHIWAKHSNALNRVVARQNTNPRRWSNEEVIKFIQSMPNCKEIGNIFRKHNIDGEAFLMLTQEDLVSLLGLRLGPAIKLYNSIVLLRRRAS from the exons ATGTTCAGATCTCGATTGACCAG AATGGAGGAAGAAATAGTTGTTGACGATGTTGATGAGAATAGTACAGAGACTGCACAATCAGACGATCCAACGACACCCATTATgcctttattatatattcaacaaAGTAAACTACGTTCGGCACCACCGACAACAACAAATCAGACATTGGTTTCGTCGAATGCCACTCAACTTGCTGCCATTATTAATCCAGTCAACAATCAG attgttGCTGGACAAAACAAAGTGTTTATACAAGGGCCAAGTCAGGTTACTAGTTCTCAGAATAAACAACATATTGTAATCCATCGACCAATTAACACTGTCAGTACAACAGCAACATCTCAAGGCCAGAAACACATACTGCTTAGAAAATCCAATGCATCTACTGCTCAGATAGTGCCGCTAAGTTCATCTCAGGGAAATCAGGCTACAGCACAAGCTGGCAAGCATACATTCGCATATCTTGGAACACTTATCAAGCCAAACAAGTCACGCGAATCTGTAGTAATTCCTGCAG GAGCTTTAACAACAACTCAAATAGCTAAACCAAAATTAGTGATTGCACCAGTTATCTCCCAATTGGCTCAAACATCAACTAGTACCACTACAGGGTCACAGAGTCAGACTCCTAAGCATATGGCGAATTTGTTGCTACCAGTCAGTATTCCTCAGCAGAGTGGACCTACTAAGTCTAGtatgttcaatttaaaaatcaacaatGGCCAAATTAGCACAGAAAGCAAAGGAACCATTACAGTTTTACGGGAATCGAAGGCAACAAATTCAGCCACACATCCGCCGCCGTTGCATCCTATTGCAAAAATGAGTTTATTGAGCGCTAACAAAGGAAACAATAATTCTACAgacagtataaaaattactgagAACCCTGACTCTGCTGTGATTACTCCTATCCCCAAAAAGGACGATAGCATTATGCccgagaaaagaaagaaaacaataagcAATATATTAAGAGGATCCAGCGAGAAACGTATGAAGAAGCAGAACTTATCGAAATCGCCGCAAGATAGTATGGTTGAAGTCACTTATGCGTTAAGCAGTCCAGAATCTGAACAAGATAAGGATAAGAAAGTGCAAAACGATGATGATATCACTTTGATCAAAGTGGTCCCTAGCGAGGAAAAAAGTGTTAAATTGAACACCAGCGTGGATGATgacataaaaatagaaattattaaaacgcgGACGAGTTGCTCCGAGCCGATATCAGACAATAAGCATGATACAAAGCTCATTAATCACGATGACATGAAAGATCACATAAACACCAGTCACACGAATGATTCTAACTTTGATGCTGCAAAGGTGCTGGATTGGAAGGATGGTGTTGGCACTCTCCCTGGAAGCACGTTGAAG TTCTGTATGAATGAATTTGGTATTATGGAAGTAGTAGATGAGGACGAAAACAATAAACAAGGAAAAGATGGAATTGGTGATAAGGAAAACGTTTGTTTAACACAGAATTCCTCAAAATCTAGCCCACTAACTGTTAATAACGTGAACTCTGAGAAAAAAT CGGACGATAGGAAATCCAGAACTGTTTCTGCGGACACCATGTACCATTGTGAGGGTTGTGGGTGTTACGGTTTGGCCGCAGAATTCGAAAGTCCAATATCATGTAGTCCATCATGtacagaaataatagaagcTAATAAGAAACAACCATCAATGCGGAAGGAAAAAGATTTGAA AGATTTAcgcgcgaaacgaaaacgTAAAAGACTACTACAGGAGCAACAGCAGTCGAAAGAAATGGAAGATAAAACTGACGAGAAGGTGCAAGACAAGGTAAAGTCTGAAACTGATGAGGACACGAAGGACACTATTGCTGGAATTGATGATGAGAGCCAAGGAGACTCAGCCGAGTCTAAG TATCCTTGGCAGACAGGAAAACTCGGATTCTCGTGGCCCAAATATCTTGAACATTGCAAGGCAAAAGCTGCTCCAGTCAAGTTGTTCAAGGATCCATTCCCATATagcaaaaatcatttcaaagtTGGCATGAGACTGGAAGGAATCGATCCCGAACATCCTTCCCGATATTGTGTCTTAACAGTCGTCGAAGTAGTAG GCCATCGAATACGCCTGCATTTCGATGGGTACCCAGAGAATTACGATTTCTGGGTAAATGCGGACAGTAGCATGGACATATTCCCGGTCGGATGGTCGGAGAAGAATGGTCACCGATTAGATCCGCCAAAGGGATATGTTgccaataatttcaattggaatgcttatctaaaaatttgcaaaactACTGCAGCACCAAAAACTATATTTCCGAATAAAAGT tcgGTCTTTCCAACTGGTTTTCGTGTAGGAATGAAATTGGAAGCAGTAGATAGGAAGCATTCTTCACTAGTTTGCGTAGCTAGTATAGCAGGCCTAATGGACTCTCGCATATTAGTTCATTTTGATTCTTGGGATGAGGTTTACGACTATTGGGCAGATGCCAGTTCCCCTTATATTCATCCGGTGGGATGGTGTCATCATAACGGTCACAGTCTCACACCGCCCAATA ATTATAAAGATCCAAAGTCATTTACGTGGGACGCGTATTTGAAAGAAACTCGATCCACGGTTGCACCGGCAAGAGCTTTCAAACAACGACCGCCTTGCGGATTCAAGCGTGGAATGAAATTAGAGGCAGTCGATAAAAGGGTGCCCCAATTAATAAGGGTGGCAACAGTCGAGGACGTTAAAGATCACAT GTTGAAGATACGATTCGACGGATGGCCAGAGAATCATGCTTACTGGGTCGACGATGATTCGCCGGACATACATCCTATGGGTTGGTGTATGAAAACGGGTCATCCTCTGGAGCCACCATTAA CTCCGGACAACCTGAACGATAGGCCAGAGTGTGGAACGTATGGCTGTAGAGGAATAGGACACGTAAAAGGACCTAAATACGCAACGCACAATTCTGCGTCGGGTTGTCCCTACTCGCCTCAGAATCTTCACAAGGTCAGGCAACTGTCTGACAGACTGAACCTGAAACATGAGACTTGTGACTTCGAGGACGACATGCTGGACAAGCCGAAAACAGAGAAGACTGATAAAATTAAGATGGAAAAGTCTGAGAAGCCCGAGAAATTGTTGTTCGCGGATGAGCGGTTACTGAAGACTGAAAAAGACATTAAGCAAGAGGACGGTGAACTGTCTGATAAGAACGACAAGTCTGAAAATTCGGAGAA GTCGAGCAAGTCGAAGCATCACCATAGCGATGGACAAACTGACGATGATGAGCTGTTgagaaagcgaaagaaaag ACGACAGATATCCGAGGAGCCTTTGTATTCTTTATCAAATTACGGCGACTCGTCGCTGACGACTATACCCTACGCTGCAAATATGCCTGATAAACAGTTGCGAATGGAGCTATATCAGTCTGTGTATAATCCCGGTTACAATCCGTTACCAGACGCGCCACACATATGGGCGAAGCACAGTAACGCTTTGAATAGAGTGGTAGCGAGGCAGAATACGAATCCTCGTCGATGGTCGAACGAGGAGGTGATTAAATTCATCCAGAGTATGCCCAATTGCAAAGaaattggaaacatttttaggAAACAC aaCATAGACGGCGAGGCGTTTCTAATGCTGACCCAAGAAGATTTGGTATCTCTGCTCGGACTTCGACTCGGTCCGGCGATTAAGTTGTACAATAGTATAGTTCTCCTACGACGAAGGGCATCGTGA
- the L(3)mbt gene encoding lethal (3) malignant brain tumor isoform X3, giving the protein MEEEIVVDDVDENSTETAQSDDPTTPIMPLLYIQQSKLRSAPPTTTNQTLVSSNATQLAAIINPVNNQIVAGQNKVFIQGPSQVTSSQNKQHIVIHRPINTVSTTATSQGQKHILLRKSNASTAQIVPLSSSQGNQATAQAGKHTFAYLGTLIKPNKSRESVVIPAGALTTTQIAKPKLVIAPVISQLAQTSTSTTTGSQSQTPKHMANLLLPVSIPQQSGPTKSSMFNLKINNGQISTESKGTITVLRESKATNSATHPPPLHPIAKMSLLSANKGNNNSTDSIKITENPDSAVITPIPKKDDSIMPEKRKKTISNILRGSSEKRMKKQNLSKSPQDSMVEVTYALSSPESEQDKDKKVQNDDDITLIKVVPSEEKSVKLNTSVDDDIKIEIIKTRTSCSEPISDNKHDTKLINHDDMKDHINTSHTNDSNFDAAKVLDWKDGVGTLPGSTLKFCMNEFGIMEVVDEDENNKQGKDGIGDKENVCLTQNSSKSSPLTVNNVNSEKKSDDRKSRTVSADTMYHCEGCGCYGLAAEFESPISCSPSCTEIIEANKKQPSMRKEKDLKDLRAKRKRKRLLQEQQQSKEMEDKTDEKVQDKVKSETDEDTKDTIAGIDDESQGDSAESKYPWQTGKLGFSWPKYLEHCKAKAAPVKLFKDPFPYSKNHFKVGMRLEGIDPEHPSRYCVLTVVEVVGHRIRLHFDGYPENYDFWVNADSSMDIFPVGWSEKNGHRLDPPKGYVANNFNWNAYLKICKTTAAPKTIFPNKSSVFPTGFRVGMKLEAVDRKHSSLVCVASIAGLMDSRILVHFDSWDEVYDYWADASSPYIHPVGWCHHNGHSLTPPNNYKDPKSFTWDAYLKETRSTVAPARAFKQRPPCGFKRGMKLEAVDKRVPQLIRVATVEDVKDHMLKIRFDGWPENHAYWVDDDSPDIHPMGWCMKTGHPLEPPLTPDNLNDRPECGTYGCRGIGHVKGPKYATHNSASGCPYSPQNLHKVRQLSDRLNLKHETCDFEDDMLDKPKTEKTDKIKMEKSEKPEKLLFADERLLKTEKDIKQEDGELSDKNDKSENSEKSSKSKHHHSDGQTDDDELLRKRKKRRQISEEPLYSLSNYGDSSLTTIPYAANMPDKQLRMELYQSVYNPGYNPLPDAPHIWAKHSNALNRVVARQNTNPRRWSNEEVIKFIQSMPNCKEIGNIFRKHNIDGEAFLMLTQEDLVSLLGLRLGPAIKLYNSIVLLRRRAS; this is encoded by the exons ATGGAGGAAGAAATAGTTGTTGACGATGTTGATGAGAATAGTACAGAGACTGCACAATCAGACGATCCAACGACACCCATTATgcctttattatatattcaacaaAGTAAACTACGTTCGGCACCACCGACAACAACAAATCAGACATTGGTTTCGTCGAATGCCACTCAACTTGCTGCCATTATTAATCCAGTCAACAATCAG attgttGCTGGACAAAACAAAGTGTTTATACAAGGGCCAAGTCAGGTTACTAGTTCTCAGAATAAACAACATATTGTAATCCATCGACCAATTAACACTGTCAGTACAACAGCAACATCTCAAGGCCAGAAACACATACTGCTTAGAAAATCCAATGCATCTACTGCTCAGATAGTGCCGCTAAGTTCATCTCAGGGAAATCAGGCTACAGCACAAGCTGGCAAGCATACATTCGCATATCTTGGAACACTTATCAAGCCAAACAAGTCACGCGAATCTGTAGTAATTCCTGCAG GAGCTTTAACAACAACTCAAATAGCTAAACCAAAATTAGTGATTGCACCAGTTATCTCCCAATTGGCTCAAACATCAACTAGTACCACTACAGGGTCACAGAGTCAGACTCCTAAGCATATGGCGAATTTGTTGCTACCAGTCAGTATTCCTCAGCAGAGTGGACCTACTAAGTCTAGtatgttcaatttaaaaatcaacaatGGCCAAATTAGCACAGAAAGCAAAGGAACCATTACAGTTTTACGGGAATCGAAGGCAACAAATTCAGCCACACATCCGCCGCCGTTGCATCCTATTGCAAAAATGAGTTTATTGAGCGCTAACAAAGGAAACAATAATTCTACAgacagtataaaaattactgagAACCCTGACTCTGCTGTGATTACTCCTATCCCCAAAAAGGACGATAGCATTATGCccgagaaaagaaagaaaacaataagcAATATATTAAGAGGATCCAGCGAGAAACGTATGAAGAAGCAGAACTTATCGAAATCGCCGCAAGATAGTATGGTTGAAGTCACTTATGCGTTAAGCAGTCCAGAATCTGAACAAGATAAGGATAAGAAAGTGCAAAACGATGATGATATCACTTTGATCAAAGTGGTCCCTAGCGAGGAAAAAAGTGTTAAATTGAACACCAGCGTGGATGATgacataaaaatagaaattattaaaacgcgGACGAGTTGCTCCGAGCCGATATCAGACAATAAGCATGATACAAAGCTCATTAATCACGATGACATGAAAGATCACATAAACACCAGTCACACGAATGATTCTAACTTTGATGCTGCAAAGGTGCTGGATTGGAAGGATGGTGTTGGCACTCTCCCTGGAAGCACGTTGAAG TTCTGTATGAATGAATTTGGTATTATGGAAGTAGTAGATGAGGACGAAAACAATAAACAAGGAAAAGATGGAATTGGTGATAAGGAAAACGTTTGTTTAACACAGAATTCCTCAAAATCTAGCCCACTAACTGTTAATAACGTGAACTCTGAGAAAAAAT CGGACGATAGGAAATCCAGAACTGTTTCTGCGGACACCATGTACCATTGTGAGGGTTGTGGGTGTTACGGTTTGGCCGCAGAATTCGAAAGTCCAATATCATGTAGTCCATCATGtacagaaataatagaagcTAATAAGAAACAACCATCAATGCGGAAGGAAAAAGATTTGAA AGATTTAcgcgcgaaacgaaaacgTAAAAGACTACTACAGGAGCAACAGCAGTCGAAAGAAATGGAAGATAAAACTGACGAGAAGGTGCAAGACAAGGTAAAGTCTGAAACTGATGAGGACACGAAGGACACTATTGCTGGAATTGATGATGAGAGCCAAGGAGACTCAGCCGAGTCTAAG TATCCTTGGCAGACAGGAAAACTCGGATTCTCGTGGCCCAAATATCTTGAACATTGCAAGGCAAAAGCTGCTCCAGTCAAGTTGTTCAAGGATCCATTCCCATATagcaaaaatcatttcaaagtTGGCATGAGACTGGAAGGAATCGATCCCGAACATCCTTCCCGATATTGTGTCTTAACAGTCGTCGAAGTAGTAG GCCATCGAATACGCCTGCATTTCGATGGGTACCCAGAGAATTACGATTTCTGGGTAAATGCGGACAGTAGCATGGACATATTCCCGGTCGGATGGTCGGAGAAGAATGGTCACCGATTAGATCCGCCAAAGGGATATGTTgccaataatttcaattggaatgcttatctaaaaatttgcaaaactACTGCAGCACCAAAAACTATATTTCCGAATAAAAGT tcgGTCTTTCCAACTGGTTTTCGTGTAGGAATGAAATTGGAAGCAGTAGATAGGAAGCATTCTTCACTAGTTTGCGTAGCTAGTATAGCAGGCCTAATGGACTCTCGCATATTAGTTCATTTTGATTCTTGGGATGAGGTTTACGACTATTGGGCAGATGCCAGTTCCCCTTATATTCATCCGGTGGGATGGTGTCATCATAACGGTCACAGTCTCACACCGCCCAATA ATTATAAAGATCCAAAGTCATTTACGTGGGACGCGTATTTGAAAGAAACTCGATCCACGGTTGCACCGGCAAGAGCTTTCAAACAACGACCGCCTTGCGGATTCAAGCGTGGAATGAAATTAGAGGCAGTCGATAAAAGGGTGCCCCAATTAATAAGGGTGGCAACAGTCGAGGACGTTAAAGATCACAT GTTGAAGATACGATTCGACGGATGGCCAGAGAATCATGCTTACTGGGTCGACGATGATTCGCCGGACATACATCCTATGGGTTGGTGTATGAAAACGGGTCATCCTCTGGAGCCACCATTAA CTCCGGACAACCTGAACGATAGGCCAGAGTGTGGAACGTATGGCTGTAGAGGAATAGGACACGTAAAAGGACCTAAATACGCAACGCACAATTCTGCGTCGGGTTGTCCCTACTCGCCTCAGAATCTTCACAAGGTCAGGCAACTGTCTGACAGACTGAACCTGAAACATGAGACTTGTGACTTCGAGGACGACATGCTGGACAAGCCGAAAACAGAGAAGACTGATAAAATTAAGATGGAAAAGTCTGAGAAGCCCGAGAAATTGTTGTTCGCGGATGAGCGGTTACTGAAGACTGAAAAAGACATTAAGCAAGAGGACGGTGAACTGTCTGATAAGAACGACAAGTCTGAAAATTCGGAGAA GTCGAGCAAGTCGAAGCATCACCATAGCGATGGACAAACTGACGATGATGAGCTGTTgagaaagcgaaagaaaag ACGACAGATATCCGAGGAGCCTTTGTATTCTTTATCAAATTACGGCGACTCGTCGCTGACGACTATACCCTACGCTGCAAATATGCCTGATAAACAGTTGCGAATGGAGCTATATCAGTCTGTGTATAATCCCGGTTACAATCCGTTACCAGACGCGCCACACATATGGGCGAAGCACAGTAACGCTTTGAATAGAGTGGTAGCGAGGCAGAATACGAATCCTCGTCGATGGTCGAACGAGGAGGTGATTAAATTCATCCAGAGTATGCCCAATTGCAAAGaaattggaaacatttttaggAAACAC aaCATAGACGGCGAGGCGTTTCTAATGCTGACCCAAGAAGATTTGGTATCTCTGCTCGGACTTCGACTCGGTCCGGCGATTAAGTTGTACAATAGTATAGTTCTCCTACGACGAAGGGCATCGTGA